AGGTGAATGCCAAGCCCGCCGGCGCGCCCTTTTTTCAGAGAATGATTTAAATCGGGCTCGGGTAGCTTTTCAGGATCAAAACCGCTTCCGTAATCGGTAACAATGATTTCCGCCTTTTGATCGTCAATAATTATTTCCAGATCGATCGGTTTGGTGGCGTCAAAGCGGTAAGCGTGCTTGATGACATTGGTGCAGGCTTCGTCCACGGCCAGCTCGATCTGATCGATTTGTTCCGCGCTAAATCCGGCTTTCTGTACCAGTTCATGGATAAAATGGCGGATCGTCTGCAAATTATCGGTCGAGGCTGTAATTTGCAGGCGAAATCTTTGTCGCTTATGTTTTTCTTTTTTGCTCATATCTTTAGTTTCGTAAATAATTTAAAAAAGTTGCCTGAATTAAAAACTTTTAATGGCCTGCGCCTCGTCGTCAAAAATTTCAAACAGCGCCGGAAATCCCAGTAAATCAAATACCTTGTACACCCGTTCGGAAAGGTTGCACAGTTTAATATCGCCCTGATTGCTGCGCACCTCTTCGATAAAGCCCATAAAAACGCCCAGACCTGCGCTGCTGATGTAATCCAGGTCTTTGAAATTGACCACAATTTTGTAGCGCCTTTCTTCGATTAACTGGTTCAGTGCGCTTTCGAACTGAGGAACGGTGTGCGCATCCAGAAAGCCGGCGACATAGAGCACCGAAATATCGTTTTTGTCTGTTCGTGTAACCTGAAAACCTTTCATGTATTGCCTCCCGCTTATTCCATTCTTTTCAAAATAATTAAGGTTAAATCATCATGAAGATGATGCTCGCCGATGAACTCAAAAACATCGGAAATAAGATGTTTCTTTATGGTTTCTACAGACTGATCTGCGTATTGTTTTAGAATGTGAGCCATGCGATTTTCTGTATATTCTTCCAGTTTGACGTTCATGGCTTCTGAAAGGCCGTCGGTGTAAAAAACGACCACATCGCCTTTTTCCAGAGAGACGATTTGTTCTTCTAATATTTTATTAAAGATCGGGCCGCGATCCAGGCCCACGGCAATGCCCTCGGGTTGGTGATAAACAACCTGCTTGCTTTGAGCCTTATAATGGAAAATGGGACAGTGACCGGCGCGCGCAAATGTGAGGGCGTGCGCTTTAAAATCGAGTACGGCAAAAGCGAGCGTGATGAACGACTTTTTTTCCAGACTTTCGGAAAGCACTTTGTTTGTGTGGCATAAAATATCATAAGGCGAATGCAGTTGTTGGGCGACAGACTGAATGATTCCCTTGACTTCGGCCATGTAAAAAGCAGCCGAGGTGCCCTTGCCGCTGACATCTCCTATGACAATGCCCATTTGATTCTGATCATGACGCGGAATAAAGTCGAAGTAATCTCCGCCAACCTCATAAGCGGCAATGGTTTCGGTGGTAAGCTGGTAGCCTGCAAGGCTGGGGCGCGTCTGGGGCAGCAAACGCAGTTGAACTTCACGCGCGATTTTTAGCTCCTGTTCCAGCCGTTCGCGTTCAAACGACTTTTGTAACAGGTCGGCGTTTTCCAGGGCAATGGCCACCTGATTGGCGAAGGCTTCCAATAGATTGACATCATCCGGATCAAAGCCAAAGCTGGTGGATTTTGCCGCGTAAAGCAGACCAAAGAACTGATCGTTAACGCCAATTATGGGCGTGACCACCAGCGAAGCTATTTTGGTTCTGAAGCCGTGAAAGTAAGTTTTCTTCTGATCCGATGTGAGTTCGTTCAGCACCAGCGATTTCCGCTCTTTTAGGATCTGGCCGCTCAATTTTTGCAGAGCGCCTCTTTCCAGTTTGGTCGCATCCTGTACCGAAAGATTTTTAGTGGCGACCACGTGAAAGGAGTCGGCGGCTGGTTGGTACAGCTCGATCCAGCTAACATGTGAATCGGTAACCTCAATAATCAGGTTGGTAATTAAGCTGGTAAGCCTGGAGGTGTCCAATTCTACCGAAATCGCGCGCGTCAGATTTTGTAAGCTTTTCACTTCCTGCATTTTGCGTTCAAAAATGCGCGCAGTGGGCAGTTGCAATAATAGATAAATGGAACAGGTTAACGTGTAAAAAAAAAGGAAAAACCAGCTGCCGTTAATGAAAACCGCATGAACCAGGCTGTGGTAGGCCACCGGCAATTCGTAAGCAAAATCGAAAAGGTAAGAGACGCCCCATAAAAACATAAAGGCAAAAAAGGTGTAGTAAAATTTTTCTTTTCTGGTTAAATAGGTAATCCAGCTATTGCGCAGCGATAACAAAAACAAAAAAATTAGCGTTATCACAAACGTGAAATTATTGTA
This sequence is a window from Caldithrix abyssi DSM 13497. Protein-coding genes within it:
- a CDS encoding ATP-binding protein, encoding MSKKEKHKRQRFRLQITASTDNLQTIRHFIHELVQKAGFSAEQIDQIELAVDEACTNVIKHAYRFDATKPIDLEIIIDDQKAEIIVTDYGSGFDPEKLPEPDLNHSLKKGRAGGLGIHLMKKVMDDVRFNITPGKKTKVHLIKFKNKR
- a CDS encoding STAS domain-containing protein, which gives rise to MKGFQVTRTDKNDISVLYVAGFLDAHTVPQFESALNQLIEERRYKIVVNFKDLDYISSAGLGVFMGFIEEVRSNQGDIKLCNLSERVYKVFDLLGFPALFEIFDDEAQAIKSF
- a CDS encoding PP2C family protein-serine/threonine phosphatase — its product is MFFLILTAILTSVLKSPLDLSFRGASVYNNFTFVITLIFLFLLSLRNSWITYLTRKEKFYYTFFAFMFLWGVSYLFDFAYELPVAYHSLVHAVFINGSWFFLFFYTLTCSIYLLLQLPTARIFERKMQEVKSLQNLTRAISVELDTSRLTSLITNLIIEVTDSHVSWIELYQPAADSFHVVATKNLSVQDATKLERGALQKLSGQILKERKSLVLNELTSDQKKTYFHGFRTKIASLVVTPIIGVNDQFFGLLYAAKSTSFGFDPDDVNLLEAFANQVAIALENADLLQKSFERERLEQELKIAREVQLRLLPQTRPSLAGYQLTTETIAAYEVGGDYFDFIPRHDQNQMGIVIGDVSGKGTSAAFYMAEVKGIIQSVAQQLHSPYDILCHTNKVLSESLEKKSFITLAFAVLDFKAHALTFARAGHCPIFHYKAQSKQVVYHQPEGIAVGLDRGPIFNKILEEQIVSLEKGDVVVFYTDGLSEAMNVKLEEYTENRMAHILKQYADQSVETIKKHLISDVFEFIGEHHLHDDLTLIILKRME